Proteins co-encoded in one Candidatus Thiodictyon syntrophicum genomic window:
- a CDS encoding carbonic anhydrase has product MVSALEALGRLRAGNRRFVAGEQRRDPLLSHARRAELAQGQRPFAIVLGCSDSRVPAEIVFDQGLGDLFVIRVAGNIVAPSQVGSVEFAAERYGTRLVVVLGHSQCGAVLATLEELQRPTASQSRNLRSIVDRVRPSVEGLLKTELRHDMEALVRHAVRANVGVSVSHLRHGSEILEQLTEHEGLMVVGAEYSLATGVVEFFDGVPADAHAP; this is encoded by the coding sequence ATGGTTTCGGCACTTGAGGCACTCGGGCGCCTGCGCGCGGGAAACCGGCGCTTTGTCGCGGGCGAGCAGCGCCGCGATCCACTCCTGAGTCATGCGCGGCGCGCCGAATTGGCGCAAGGACAACGGCCCTTCGCGATCGTGCTGGGCTGTTCGGACTCGCGGGTGCCGGCGGAGATCGTCTTCGACCAGGGGCTCGGCGACCTGTTTGTCATCCGGGTGGCCGGGAACATCGTGGCGCCATCCCAGGTGGGCAGCGTCGAGTTCGCGGCCGAGCGCTATGGCACCCGGCTGGTCGTGGTGCTCGGGCACTCGCAATGCGGAGCGGTACTCGCCACCCTGGAGGAGTTGCAGCGGCCGACGGCGAGCCAATCGCGCAACCTGCGCTCGATCGTGGACCGGGTTCGCCCGTCCGTCGAGGGCTTGCTGAAGACCGAACTGCGGCACGACATGGAGGCCCTGGTACGACATGCGGTGCGGGCCAACGTCGGCGTCTCGGTCAGCCATCTGCGGCACGGCTCGGAGATCCTGGAGCAACTGACCGAACATGAGGGATTGATGGTCGTCGGTGCCGAGTATTCGCTGGCGACCGGGGTCGTGGAATTCTTCGATGGGGTTCCGGCCGACGCGCACGCGCCCTGA